One Nocardiopsis gilva YIM 90087 genomic window, GGGGATCGGCACCAGCGTGATCCTCACGACCAACATCTCCAAGGCAGCGCACGACCTGGGCCTGGACGCCGAGATCGAGGTCGCCGACATCTGGACGGCGGACGGTGCGGCGGCCGATGCCGACGTGGTCATGACCTCCGGCGAACTCGCCGCCGAACTCGGCGACGTCGGCGTCCCCGTCGCCGTGATCGACGACTTCCTCGACGCCGACGAGGTCCGCG contains:
- a CDS encoding PTS sugar transporter subunit IIB, with the protein product MKILAVCGMGIGTSVILTTNISKAAHDLGLDAEIEVADIWTADGAAADADVVMTSGELAAELGDVGVPVAVIDDFLDADEVRARLAAAIGH